In Drosophila yakuba strain Tai18E2 chromosome 2R, Prin_Dyak_Tai18E2_2.1, whole genome shotgun sequence, a single genomic region encodes these proteins:
- the LOC6530950 gene encoding protein hu-li tai shao isoform X1, which yields MTEVEQPPQNGIDPTAGEDDDNSKARPADIEQDMREMERRKRVEAIMGSKLFREELERIVDSARDGGAGASGILQQLSDIVGVPVSRVGNVFKSSNCMVPINDIRGVESMGYAKGEKILRCKLAATFRLLDLYGWTQGLGAQITARLKVDQEYFLVNPYGLLYHEITASALNKVDMQGQIVEQGTTNFGSNKSHFVLHSVVHAARPDIRCAIYIGCSPVVAISSLKSGLLPLTKDACVLGEITTHAYTGLFDERNRLVRSLGPNSKVILLSNHGALCCGETIEEAFFAACHIVQACETQLKLLPVGLDNLVLIPEESRKAIYEESRRPPEDLEKKFAAVAAGEDSAAAAEKEAAEAVPKVGSPPKWRVGGAEFEALMRMLDNAGYRTGYIYRHPLIKSDPPKPKNDVELPPAVSSLGYLLEEEELFRQGIWKKGDIRKGGDRSRWLNSPNVYQKVEVLETGTPDPKKITKWVAEGSPTHSTPVRIEDPLQFVPAGTNPREFKRVQQLIKDNRRADKISAGPQSHILEGVTWDEASRLKDATVSQAGDHVVMMGAASKGIIQRGFQHNATVYKAPYAKNPFDNVTDDELNEYKRTVERKKKSVHGEYTDTDFSESEAVLQAGTKKYPQSEPETEHQVIEIQTQQAPVPRQAEVVLSDGENKNNEYQICVDDKENQLYERNRNIPGNSKCRRDLFATKGEDPISSPDHLYTYVYATAGSLGQCAQPKVCSALLRALHSEQLGYLASCYRGGAGHSNATTASTCTITSATGSSTASRRPLQHVNIVYPQPYRTGSHFGFNSPRQHPHTEHKHVPKERDHHALGYRPMQRGISYEEIFATPRYEQLCQACFDKLLRLKPELQRIGTATAASSCAEELTSAGSTPMQRRQMPTLSEAYDYVGQMEKLPPPSRVQCNAYTQTKSSSPSSSIKNFLSQIEKFNFSEESTNIDYTARPINSESSLLGLVVEQACSSAGASATSAPPRRIYRAEQLDITEVWSFGRWLEPQDNMIAGNADEFTQQPLTEHCITSEFNQDFSTADNQVERQLMSREERQRRKSEFEELCQDHEIRAKGHMQTHENISLDRQEVVTFSADDCIHQDMDEIVDGVNDERMTEPSDELPKILQKFEESLTLAGENLGKLVESTKKLQGIRTETSPVSSSSSPVEIGNLLRSISLVSITSADDTVSVHEPLFDLSISPSIAISNEEDDGLNHILAQEEKRDDEKPVTPISTEPDEPSDKEKDRVDEKDMDENDIHVEAEFREAPGETIKVTVNHNNVVKDSDENDHLVETEIREFKEVRSLEADNQFFTPLEREILQRIEKDKLDESEPIFGKIDHSIRNKLTPKKLQDLVTEEIFRTHTHIYTNPRTPISKNAPHDTTLTPSGSSLSAHNISAPCSLMAHTHLVTRPTPRMSRSWSEDQQSVEDEQKKNGEEQQKYIDKDTPLDRVISSTTFVCRSSPNRKRNFIQENIRNASRPRIASGAIRKHKSNTVTSPKAKSSPSSVCAFQCGQRDSGARLWVALPTPPRARAVYAVRGNPPSPFAKRRKTVVILPPMRSNIDQHSELNSSNESLHRTHSSSTFFVPDEEGRENSDNISTSTFQMEEAEKESPVSQGNRNATSNSVYYSANDTTREEGESSQSDTERRHLLEIYNSSSDNSLEVVMETSLKTDGHVNDLQPSTTILESPEICSQLEEDGSSLELTRLAGGSDAHPIPLDTTQEEKSVLQDMDDNDDQPSTSKAAMEKLRIIGDAGEPKENPYYGDEDVVTLDTVCIVRGLEMFVREVEPINHETSEELSEFGGLFENGLIDEDSEEAMSQ from the exons ATGACTGAAGTTGAGCAACCGCCACAGAATGGCATAGATCCCACTGCCGGCGAAGATGATGACAACAGCAAAGCACGTCCCGCGGATATTGAACAG GATATGCGCGAAATGGAGCGTCGCAAGCGAGTCGAGGCTATAATGGGCTCGAAGCTGTTCCGCGAGGAGCTGGAGCGTATCGTGGACTCGGCGCGCGATGGAGGAGCTGGCGCTAGTGGAATCCTGCAGCAGCTGTCGGACATTGTGGGCGTACCAGTGTCCAGGGTGGGCAACGTCTTCAAGAGCAGCAACTGCATGGTGCCCATCAACGATATACGCGGCGTCGAGTCCATGGGCTATGCCAAGGGCGAGAAGATACTCCGGTGCAAGCTGGCCGCCACATTCCGTCTGCTCGATCTGTACGGCTGGACCCAGGGTCTGGGGGCACAGATCACCGCCCGACTAAAGGTCGATCAGGAGTACTTCCTGGTTAATCCATACGGCCTGCTTTACCACGAGATCACTGCCTCAGCGCTGAACAAAGTGGACATGCAAGGACAGATTGTCGAGCAAGGCACCACCAACTTTGGCAGCAACAAGAGTC ACTTTGTCCTCCATTCGGTGGTACATGCTGCCCGTCCAGACATTCGATGCGCCATCTATATCGGCTGTAGTCCAGTCGTGGCTATTTCCTCACTGAAGTCGGGTCTGTTGCCTTTGACCAAGGATGCCTGTGTGCTGGGCGAGATCACCACTCACGCTTATACTGGCCTGTTCGACGAGCGCAATCGATTGGTTCGCAGCCTTGGTCCCAACTCCAAGGTGATTCTGTTAAGTAATCACGGTGCTTTGTGCTGCGGAGAGACCATCGAGGAAGCCTTTTTCGCCGCCTGTCACATTGTGCAGGCGTGCGAGACCCAACTGAAGCTGTTGCCCGTCGGTTTGGATAACTTGGTGCTGATTCCGGAGGAGTCGCGCAAAGCCATTTACGAGGAGTCACGCCGCCCGCCGGAGGATCTGGAGAAGAAGTTTGCAGCCGTCGCCGCTGGCGAAGATAGTGCTGCCGCTGCTGAAAAGGAGGCAGCTGAAGCCGTACCCAAGGTGGGCAGTCCACCCAAGTGGCGTGTGGGTGGTGCTGAATTCGAGGCCTTGATGCGCATGCTGGATAATGCTGGCTATCGCACTGGCTATATCTACCGCCATCCACTGATCAAATCGGATCCTCCCAAGCCTAAGAACGACGTTGAACTACCGCCAGCTGTTTCATCACTGGGCTATCTTcttgaggaggaggagctctTCCGTCAAGG GATCTGGAAGAAGGGAGATATTCGCAAAGGCGGCGACCGCAGCCGGTGGCTCAACTCGCCGAACGTTTACCAAAAGGTCGAGGTTCTGGAGACCGGCACTCCGGATCCCAAGAAGATTACAAAG TGGGTGGCTGAAGGTTCCCCCACCCACTCAACGCCAGTGAGGATAGAAGATCCACTCCAGTTTGTGCCTGCAGGAACCAATCCAAGGGAATTTAAGCGTGTCCAGCAACTA ATTAAGGACAACCGCCGGGCAGATAAGATTTCCGCCGGACCACAGTCGCATATTCTGGAGGGCGTGACATGGGACGAGGCGAGCCGGCTCAAGGATGCAACGGTCTCGCAGGCCGGCGACCATGTCGTCATGATGGGTGCCGCTTCCAAGGGAATCATCCAGCGTGGCTTCCAGCACAATGCCACTGTGTACAAGGCTCCGTATGCTAAGAACCCATTCGACAACGTCACAGACGATGAACTCAATGAATACAAACGCACAGTGGAGCGCAAAAAGAAATCGGTGCATGGCGAAT ATACCGACACAGACTTTTCGGAATCCGAAGCGGTCCTGCAGGCGGGGACAAAGAAATACCCACAAAGCGAACCCGAGACCG AGCACCAGGTCATTGAGATTCAAACACAACAAGCGCCAGTGCCAAGGCAGGCGGAAGTCGTGCTGAGCGATG GCGAAAATAAGAATAATGAGTATCAGATATGTGTAGACGACAAGGAGAACCAATTATATGAGCGGAATAGAAACATACCCGGTAATAGCAAGTGCCGACGTGACTTGTTTGCAACTAAGGGCGAGGATCCTATATCATCACCGGATCATCTGTATACCTATGTCTATGCGACAGCTGGCTCTTTGGGTCAGTGCGCCCAACCAAAGGTGTGCTCCGCTTTGCTGAGGGCTCTACATAGCGAGCAGTTGGGTTACCTGGCCAGTTGCTATCGTGGAGGAGCTGGACACTCGAATGCCACCACTGCCAGTACATGCACTATAACCAGCGCCACGGGTTCCTCCACCGCATCGCGCAGACCATTGCAACATGTGAATATTGTGTATCCACAGCCGTATCGCACGGGTTCCCATTTCGGATTCAATTCACCACGCCAGCATCCGCATACTGAGCATAAGCATGTGCCCAAGGAGCGAGACCATCATGCCTTGGGCTACCGACCCATGCAGCGAGGGATCAGCTACGAGGAGATCTTCGCCACGCCTCGCTATGAACAATTGTGCCAGGCGTGTTTCGACAAACTACTGCGCCTCAAGCCCGAGCTGCAAAGGATTGGCACTGCCACAGCTGCTAGTAGTTGTGCGGAGGAGCTTACAAGTGCCGGGAGCACGCCCATGCAACGACGCCAAATGCCGACTTTATCCGAGGCATACGATTATGTTGGTCAAATGGAAAAGTTGCCTCCACCTTCGAGGGTCCAATGTAATGCGTACACACAGACAAAGAGCTCTTCGCCCTCCTCTTCCATCAAAAATTTCCTTAGTCAAATCGAAAAGTTTAACTTTTCGGAAGAATCGACTAACATTGATTATACTGCACGTCCCATTAACAGCGAAAGCAGCCTTTTGGGACTGGTTGTGGAACAGGCATGCTCCAGCGCTGGAGCGAGTGCCACAAGTGCTCCTCCTCGAAGAATTTACCGTGCAGAGCAATTGGACATTACAGAAGTGTGGAGCTTTGGTCGTTGGCTGGAGCCCCAAGACAATATGATAGCGGGTAATGCAGATGAGTTTACCCAACAGCCGCTGACCGAGCATTGCATCACATCTGAGTTTAATCAAGATTTTTCGACTGCTGACAATCAGGTCGAACGCCAATTGATGAGCCGCGAAGAGCGCCAGCGTCGAAAGTCGGAGTTCGAGGAGCTGTGCCAAGATCATGAAATTCGAGCCAAAGGACATATGCAGACCCATGAAAACATATCTCTCGATAGGCAGGAAGTCGTGACTTTTAGTGCTGATGATTGCATACACCAGGATATGGACGAGATTGTAGACGGAGTCAATGATGAAAGAATGACTGAGCCAAGTGATGAGTTACCAAAAATTCTGCAAAAGTTCGAGGAAAGTCTTACTCTAGCTGGCGAGAACCTAGGAAAGCTGGTGGAGAGTACCAAAAAACTACAAGGAATTCGCACTGAAACATCACCCGTTTCTTCCAGTAGTTCACCAGTCGAAATAGGTAATCTCTTACGATCGATAAGTTTGGTGAGCATTACTTCAGCCGATGACACTGTGTCCGTACATGAACCACTTTTCGATTTGTCTATAAGCCCAAGTATCGCCATAAGCAACGAAGAAGATGACGGACTTAACCATATATTGGCACAGGAGGAAAAGCGAGACGACGAAAAGCCTGTTACTCCCATTTCCACGGAGCCAGATGAGCCCTCAGATAAGGAAAAGGATCGTGTCGACGAGAAAGACATGGACGAAAATGATATTCACGTGGAAGCTGAGTTCCGAGAGGCTCCTGGCGAAACAATTAAAGTAACCGTCAACCACAATAACGTTGTGAAAGACTCAGATGAAAATGATCATTTGGTTGAGACTGAGATCAGAGAGTTCAAAGAAGTTCGCTCCTTAGAAGCAGACAACCAGTTTTTCACACCTCTAGAACGCGAGATTCTTCAGCGGATCGAGAAAGATAAACTAGACGAATCGGAGCCTATATTTGGGAAGATTGATCATAGTATTCGCAATAAGTTGACACCAAAGAAGCTGCAAGACTTGGTCACCGAAGAGATATTTCGCACACATACGCACATATACACCAATCCAAGGACACCGATATCGAAAAATGCACCACATGACACCACATTGACTCCCAGTGGCTCATCGCTGTCCGCTCATAATATCAGTGCTCCCTGCAGTTTGATGGCGCATACTCATCTTGTTACCCGACCAACACCCAGAATGTCGCGATCCTGGTCAGAGGATCAGCAAAGTGTTGAGGACgaacaaaagaaaaacggGGAGGAACAACAGAAATATATAGATAAAGACACTCCCCTAGATCGAGTCATCTCATCCACAACATTTGTGTGCAGAAGCAGTCCGAACAGAAAGCGCAACTTTATTCAGGAAAACATTCGCAATGCCAGCAGACCACGAATTGCATCCGGCGCGATTAGAAAGCATAAAAGCAACACAGTCACTTCCCCTAAAGCCAAATCAAGTCCATCCTCAGTGTGTGCTTTTCAATGTGGCCAGCGAGATAGCGGAGCCCGCCTATGGGTTGCCTTGCCAACGCCTCCACGTGCTCGGGCTGTGTACGCCGTTCGGGGTAATCCACCATCGCCCTTCGCCAAACGTCGCAAAACCGTGGTTATCCTTCCACCTATGCGTAGCAATATAGACCAGCATAGCGAGCTAAACTCATCTAATGAATCCCTGCACAGAACTCATTCCAGTAGCACGTTCTTTGTGCCCGATGAAGAAGGTCGTGAAAATTCGGACAACATTTCAACGAGTACCTTTCAAATGGAGGAAGCTGAGAAAGAATCTCCTGTATCTCAGGGTAACAGGAATGCGACCAGCAATTCTGTGTACTATAGCGCCAACGATACCACGCGAGAGGAGGGAGAATCTTCACAGAGCGACACCGAAAGACGTCATTTGCTCGAGATTTATAATAGTTCTTCCGATAATTCTCTAGAAGTTGTCATGGAAACTAGCCTTAAAACGGATGGTCACGTTAACGACCTACAACCGAGTACAACCATTTTGGAAAGTCCAGAAATCTGTAGCCAACTCGAAGAAGACGGATCATCGCTGGAACTCACACGCTTAGCAGGTGGATCAGATGCGCACCCAATTCCTTTGGATACAACACAAGAAGAAAAGAGTGTGCTGCAGGATATGGATGATAATGACGACCAACCCTCGACTTCAAAAGCGGCAATGGAAAAACTTCGTATAATCGGTGATGCGGGGGAACCGAAAGAGAATCCTTATTATGGGGACGAGGATGTGGTGACGCTGGACACGGTTTGCATTGTACGTGGTCTGGAGATGTTTGTGCGCGAGGTGGAGCCCATAAACCATGAAACTTCAGAGGAATTATCAGAGTTTGGGGGACTTTTTGAAAATGGGTTAATTGATGAAGATAGTGAGGAGGCCATGTCCCAGTAA
- the LOC6530950 gene encoding protein hu-li tai shao isoform X3, whose amino-acid sequence MTEVEQPPQNGIDPTAGEDDDNSKARPADIEQDMREMERRKRVEAIMGSKLFREELERIVDSARDGGAGASGILQQLSDIVGVPVSRVGNVFKSSNCMVPINDIRGVESMGYAKGEKILRCKLAATFRLLDLYGWTQGLGAQITARLKVDQEYFLVNPYGLLYHEITASALNKVDMQGQIVEQGTTNFGSNKSHFVLHSVVHAARPDIRCAIYIGCSPVVAISSLKSGLLPLTKDACVLGEITTHAYTGLFDERNRLVRSLGPNSKVILLSNHGALCCGETIEEAFFAACHIVQACETQLKLLPVGLDNLVLIPEESRKAIYEESRRPPEDLEKKFAAVAAGEDSAAAAEKEAAEAVPKVGSPPKWRVGGAEFEALMRMLDNAGYRTGYIYRHPLIKSDPPKPKNDVELPPAVSSLGYLLEEEELFRQGIWKKGDIRKGGDRSRWLNSPNVYQKVEVLETGTPDPKKITKWVAEGSPTHSTPVRIEDPLQFVPAGTNPREFKRVQQLIKDNRRADKISAGPQSHILEGVTWDEASRLKDATVSQAGDHVVMMGAASKGIIQRGFQHNATVYKAPYAKNPFDNVTDDELNEYKRTVERKKKSVHGEYTDTDFSESEAVLQAGTKKYPQSEPETEHQVIEIQTQQAPVPRQAEVVLSDATLSFINGERSHTATNRKPPTGRGENVQNGDHSEAHLSTFSQSSKEFQDVSTDGSPKKDKKKKKGLRTPSFLKKKKEKKKAEA is encoded by the exons ATGACTGAAGTTGAGCAACCGCCACAGAATGGCATAGATCCCACTGCCGGCGAAGATGATGACAACAGCAAAGCACGTCCCGCGGATATTGAACAG GATATGCGCGAAATGGAGCGTCGCAAGCGAGTCGAGGCTATAATGGGCTCGAAGCTGTTCCGCGAGGAGCTGGAGCGTATCGTGGACTCGGCGCGCGATGGAGGAGCTGGCGCTAGTGGAATCCTGCAGCAGCTGTCGGACATTGTGGGCGTACCAGTGTCCAGGGTGGGCAACGTCTTCAAGAGCAGCAACTGCATGGTGCCCATCAACGATATACGCGGCGTCGAGTCCATGGGCTATGCCAAGGGCGAGAAGATACTCCGGTGCAAGCTGGCCGCCACATTCCGTCTGCTCGATCTGTACGGCTGGACCCAGGGTCTGGGGGCACAGATCACCGCCCGACTAAAGGTCGATCAGGAGTACTTCCTGGTTAATCCATACGGCCTGCTTTACCACGAGATCACTGCCTCAGCGCTGAACAAAGTGGACATGCAAGGACAGATTGTCGAGCAAGGCACCACCAACTTTGGCAGCAACAAGAGTC ACTTTGTCCTCCATTCGGTGGTACATGCTGCCCGTCCAGACATTCGATGCGCCATCTATATCGGCTGTAGTCCAGTCGTGGCTATTTCCTCACTGAAGTCGGGTCTGTTGCCTTTGACCAAGGATGCCTGTGTGCTGGGCGAGATCACCACTCACGCTTATACTGGCCTGTTCGACGAGCGCAATCGATTGGTTCGCAGCCTTGGTCCCAACTCCAAGGTGATTCTGTTAAGTAATCACGGTGCTTTGTGCTGCGGAGAGACCATCGAGGAAGCCTTTTTCGCCGCCTGTCACATTGTGCAGGCGTGCGAGACCCAACTGAAGCTGTTGCCCGTCGGTTTGGATAACTTGGTGCTGATTCCGGAGGAGTCGCGCAAAGCCATTTACGAGGAGTCACGCCGCCCGCCGGAGGATCTGGAGAAGAAGTTTGCAGCCGTCGCCGCTGGCGAAGATAGTGCTGCCGCTGCTGAAAAGGAGGCAGCTGAAGCCGTACCCAAGGTGGGCAGTCCACCCAAGTGGCGTGTGGGTGGTGCTGAATTCGAGGCCTTGATGCGCATGCTGGATAATGCTGGCTATCGCACTGGCTATATCTACCGCCATCCACTGATCAAATCGGATCCTCCCAAGCCTAAGAACGACGTTGAACTACCGCCAGCTGTTTCATCACTGGGCTATCTTcttgaggaggaggagctctTCCGTCAAGG GATCTGGAAGAAGGGAGATATTCGCAAAGGCGGCGACCGCAGCCGGTGGCTCAACTCGCCGAACGTTTACCAAAAGGTCGAGGTTCTGGAGACCGGCACTCCGGATCCCAAGAAGATTACAAAG TGGGTGGCTGAAGGTTCCCCCACCCACTCAACGCCAGTGAGGATAGAAGATCCACTCCAGTTTGTGCCTGCAGGAACCAATCCAAGGGAATTTAAGCGTGTCCAGCAACTA ATTAAGGACAACCGCCGGGCAGATAAGATTTCCGCCGGACCACAGTCGCATATTCTGGAGGGCGTGACATGGGACGAGGCGAGCCGGCTCAAGGATGCAACGGTCTCGCAGGCCGGCGACCATGTCGTCATGATGGGTGCCGCTTCCAAGGGAATCATCCAGCGTGGCTTCCAGCACAATGCCACTGTGTACAAGGCTCCGTATGCTAAGAACCCATTCGACAACGTCACAGACGATGAACTCAATGAATACAAACGCACAGTGGAGCGCAAAAAGAAATCGGTGCATGGCGAAT ATACCGACACAGACTTTTCGGAATCCGAAGCGGTCCTGCAGGCGGGGACAAAGAAATACCCACAAAGCGAACCCGAGACCG AGCACCAGGTCATTGAGATTCAAACACAACAAGCGCCAGTGCCAAGGCAGGCGGAAGTCGTGCTGAGCGATG CCACACTTAGTTTTATAAACGGCGAACGCTCTCACACAGCCACAAATCGCAAGCCGCCAACTGGCCGAG GTGAAAACGTACAAAACGGCGATCATTCTGAGGCACACTTGAGCACCTTCTCGCAGAGCAGTAAAGAG TTCCAGGATGTCTCCACGGACGGATCACCCAAGAAagacaagaagaagaagaagggtCTGCGCACACCATCGTTTttgaaaaagaagaaggagaagaagaaggcCGAGGCCTAA
- the LOC6530950 gene encoding protein hu-li tai shao isoform X4, giving the protein MTEVEQPPQNGIDPTAGEDDDNSKARPADIEQDMREMERRKRVEAIMGSKLFREELERIVDSARDGGAGASGILQQLSDIVGVPVSRVGNVFKSSNCMVPINDIRGVESMGYAKGEKILRCKLAATFRLLDLYGWTQGLGAQITARLKVDQEYFLVNPYGLLYHEITASALNKVDMQGQIVEQGTTNFGSNKSHFVLHSVVHAARPDIRCAIYIGCSPVVAISSLKSGLLPLTKDACVLGEITTHAYTGLFDERNRLVRSLGPNSKVILLSNHGALCCGETIEEAFFAACHIVQACETQLKLLPVGLDNLVLIPEESRKAIYEESRRPPEDLEKKFAAVAAGEDSAAAAEKEAAEAVPKVGSPPKWRVGGAEFEALMRMLDNAGYRTGYIYRHPLIKSDPPKPKNDVELPPAVSSLGYLLEEEELFRQGIWKKGDIRKGGDRSRWLNSPNVYQKVEVLETGTPDPKKITKWVAEGSPTHSTPVRIEDPLQFVPAGTNPREFKRVQQLIKDNRRADKISAGPQSHILEGVTWDEASRLKDATVSQAGDHVVMMGAASKGIIQRGFQHNATVYKAPYAKNPFDNVTDDELNEYKRTVERKKKSVHGEYTDTDFSESEAVLQAGTKKYPQSEPETEHQVIEIQTQQAPVPRQAEVVLSDATLSFINGERSHTATNRKPPTGRGENVQNGDHSEAHLSTFSQSSKEDVSTDGSPKKDKKKKKGLRTPSFLKKKKEKKKAEA; this is encoded by the exons ATGACTGAAGTTGAGCAACCGCCACAGAATGGCATAGATCCCACTGCCGGCGAAGATGATGACAACAGCAAAGCACGTCCCGCGGATATTGAACAG GATATGCGCGAAATGGAGCGTCGCAAGCGAGTCGAGGCTATAATGGGCTCGAAGCTGTTCCGCGAGGAGCTGGAGCGTATCGTGGACTCGGCGCGCGATGGAGGAGCTGGCGCTAGTGGAATCCTGCAGCAGCTGTCGGACATTGTGGGCGTACCAGTGTCCAGGGTGGGCAACGTCTTCAAGAGCAGCAACTGCATGGTGCCCATCAACGATATACGCGGCGTCGAGTCCATGGGCTATGCCAAGGGCGAGAAGATACTCCGGTGCAAGCTGGCCGCCACATTCCGTCTGCTCGATCTGTACGGCTGGACCCAGGGTCTGGGGGCACAGATCACCGCCCGACTAAAGGTCGATCAGGAGTACTTCCTGGTTAATCCATACGGCCTGCTTTACCACGAGATCACTGCCTCAGCGCTGAACAAAGTGGACATGCAAGGACAGATTGTCGAGCAAGGCACCACCAACTTTGGCAGCAACAAGAGTC ACTTTGTCCTCCATTCGGTGGTACATGCTGCCCGTCCAGACATTCGATGCGCCATCTATATCGGCTGTAGTCCAGTCGTGGCTATTTCCTCACTGAAGTCGGGTCTGTTGCCTTTGACCAAGGATGCCTGTGTGCTGGGCGAGATCACCACTCACGCTTATACTGGCCTGTTCGACGAGCGCAATCGATTGGTTCGCAGCCTTGGTCCCAACTCCAAGGTGATTCTGTTAAGTAATCACGGTGCTTTGTGCTGCGGAGAGACCATCGAGGAAGCCTTTTTCGCCGCCTGTCACATTGTGCAGGCGTGCGAGACCCAACTGAAGCTGTTGCCCGTCGGTTTGGATAACTTGGTGCTGATTCCGGAGGAGTCGCGCAAAGCCATTTACGAGGAGTCACGCCGCCCGCCGGAGGATCTGGAGAAGAAGTTTGCAGCCGTCGCCGCTGGCGAAGATAGTGCTGCCGCTGCTGAAAAGGAGGCAGCTGAAGCCGTACCCAAGGTGGGCAGTCCACCCAAGTGGCGTGTGGGTGGTGCTGAATTCGAGGCCTTGATGCGCATGCTGGATAATGCTGGCTATCGCACTGGCTATATCTACCGCCATCCACTGATCAAATCGGATCCTCCCAAGCCTAAGAACGACGTTGAACTACCGCCAGCTGTTTCATCACTGGGCTATCTTcttgaggaggaggagctctTCCGTCAAGG GATCTGGAAGAAGGGAGATATTCGCAAAGGCGGCGACCGCAGCCGGTGGCTCAACTCGCCGAACGTTTACCAAAAGGTCGAGGTTCTGGAGACCGGCACTCCGGATCCCAAGAAGATTACAAAG TGGGTGGCTGAAGGTTCCCCCACCCACTCAACGCCAGTGAGGATAGAAGATCCACTCCAGTTTGTGCCTGCAGGAACCAATCCAAGGGAATTTAAGCGTGTCCAGCAACTA ATTAAGGACAACCGCCGGGCAGATAAGATTTCCGCCGGACCACAGTCGCATATTCTGGAGGGCGTGACATGGGACGAGGCGAGCCGGCTCAAGGATGCAACGGTCTCGCAGGCCGGCGACCATGTCGTCATGATGGGTGCCGCTTCCAAGGGAATCATCCAGCGTGGCTTCCAGCACAATGCCACTGTGTACAAGGCTCCGTATGCTAAGAACCCATTCGACAACGTCACAGACGATGAACTCAATGAATACAAACGCACAGTGGAGCGCAAAAAGAAATCGGTGCATGGCGAAT ATACCGACACAGACTTTTCGGAATCCGAAGCGGTCCTGCAGGCGGGGACAAAGAAATACCCACAAAGCGAACCCGAGACCG AGCACCAGGTCATTGAGATTCAAACACAACAAGCGCCAGTGCCAAGGCAGGCGGAAGTCGTGCTGAGCGATG CCACACTTAGTTTTATAAACGGCGAACGCTCTCACACAGCCACAAATCGCAAGCCGCCAACTGGCCGAG GTGAAAACGTACAAAACGGCGATCATTCTGAGGCACACTTGAGCACCTTCTCGCAGAGCAGTAAAGAG GATGTCTCCACGGACGGATCACCCAAGAAagacaagaagaagaagaagggtCTGCGCACACCATCGTTTttgaaaaagaagaaggagaagaagaaggcCGAGGCCTAA